A section of the Methanofollis sp. UBA420 genome encodes:
- a CDS encoding YkvA family protein, whose translation MLSIEQLKQHAQNVKVDVYALYLARGDPRIPWYAKGVLVLTVTYALSPIDLVPDFIPVLGYLDDLILVPAGIACAVRLMPPDVLEEYRERAKTEDRSAHIHGWTGLIIVVLIWLFVLSVVLILVVRAM comes from the coding sequence ATGCTCTCCATTGAACAACTGAAACAGCATGCACAGAATGTGAAAGTTGATGTGTACGCACTGTATCTCGCCCGTGGAGACCCACGCATCCCCTGGTATGCGAAGGGAGTTCTGGTGCTGACCGTCACATATGCATTGAGCCCGATTGATCTGGTCCCTGATTTCATTCCTGTCCTTGGTTATCTGGACGACCTGATCCTCGTCCCGGCCGGGATCGCATGTGCAGTCCGACTGATGCCGCCCGATGTGCTTGAAGAGTATAGAGAACGTGCGAAAACCGAAGACAGGTCGGCGCATATTCACGGATGGACCGGGCTCATTATCGTCGTACTCATCTGGCTGTTCGTACTCTCTGTCGTGCTGATACTGGTCGTCCGGGCCATGTAA
- a CDS encoding aldolase — translation MPYTLRLISIEEKEDLAARYAAQVRYEIKSDIYGCCIKLLTGDRSVKERWEENFFFISQSIRSHGRLYVLRDPAASKDTVFYDPATRTAFLLNVTYYGWVKSLALSVAGDTLEDEHGIASIHGACIDADGRGCCILGASGAGKTTQTYGLLRDPRVRVVADDWSFARIFGDEVFAYGSEKNFYIRADLATIWPEYTDLVARADFDTEGRAVVDLRSVVGKGRILPMTTIRTVVLLHRDPGEAQTVTACSPGTALDVLAAAGYYNPHLLVRTPFKENLRRRFFAALLGAARVYVVNTTGTPEETQGMLRGIVFGE, via the coding sequence ATGCCCTACACCCTCAGGCTGATCTCCATCGAGGAGAAGGAAGATCTGGCGGCACGGTATGCCGCACAGGTCAGGTACGAGATCAAGTCCGACATCTACGGCTGCTGTATCAAACTTCTCACCGGCGACCGCAGTGTCAAGGAGCGCTGGGAGGAGAATTTCTTCTTCATCTCCCAGTCGATCCGCTCTCACGGTCGCCTTTATGTCCTCCGCGATCCGGCGGCCTCGAAAGACACGGTCTTCTATGACCCGGCGACGAGAACGGCGTTCCTCCTCAATGTCACCTACTATGGCTGGGTGAAGTCCCTTGCCCTCTCTGTGGCAGGCGACACCCTGGAGGACGAGCACGGGATCGCCTCCATCCACGGCGCCTGCATCGACGCCGACGGCCGGGGGTGCTGTATCCTCGGGGCGTCGGGCGCGGGCAAGACCACCCAGACGTACGGCTTGCTCCGCGACCCGCGGGTGCGGGTGGTCGCCGACGACTGGTCCTTCGCCCGCATCTTCGGGGACGAGGTCTTCGCCTACGGTTCTGAGAAGAACTTCTACATCCGGGCAGATCTCGCCACCATCTGGCCGGAATATACCGACCTCGTCGCCCGCGCCGATTTCGACACTGAGGGCCGCGCCGTCGTGGACCTGCGGTCTGTCGTGGGGAAGGGGCGCATCCTCCCGATGACCACGATCCGAACGGTCGTCCTCCTCCACCGCGATCCCGGAGAGGCGCAGACGGTCACGGCCTGCAGTCCCGGCACCGCCCTCGACGTGCTCGCGGCTGCGGGCTACTACAACCCCCACCTCCTTGTCAGGACGCCCTTCAAGGAAAATCTCCGGAGACGGTTCTTTGCAGCGCTGCTGGGGGCGGCGCGGGTCTATGTCGTCAACACGACCGGCACGCCCGAGGAGACGCAAGGGATGCTGCGCGGGATCGTCTTCGGGGAGTAA
- a CDS encoding amidohydrolase family protein has protein sequence MTGTERSVLIRDVELNGTRVNIRVENGRFAAIGEKAGGDADRIVDGGGAVALPGLYNTHTHAAMTLLRGYADDMPLQQWLSEKIWPLEAHLTDDDVYWGTKLACLEMIRSGTVGFNDMYFFMEEAARAVDEMGMKAQLSYGFIDLFDEEKREKEIHATEKLIARIKGMNNPRIRAAVGPHSVYTVSEEGLHWCAEFSRQQNVGLHVHLAETEQEVHDCVEKTGMRPAALLDRCGCLTPRTVAAHCCWLDSDDCTLLGDRGVFASHNPTSNMKLAVHRAMPYEWLKARGAGVCLGTDGCASNNNLDMFEEMKFAALLQKFYWNSQTLLPASEAFQMATANGAAALGFEGGVIAEGAPADLVLLDRRAVSNTPLYNPVSNAVYACSGAAVTTVLCNGRVLMEDHRIPGEAEIINGAQKAAEGLIARKQAEE, from the coding sequence GACAGGATCGTCGACGGCGGCGGTGCGGTCGCCCTGCCAGGGCTGTACAACACCCACACTCATGCAGCGATGACCCTGCTACGCGGCTATGCCGACGACATGCCCCTCCAGCAGTGGCTGTCCGAGAAGATCTGGCCCCTTGAGGCGCACCTGACAGATGATGACGTGTACTGGGGAACGAAGCTCGCCTGCCTGGAGATGATCCGGTCGGGGACTGTCGGCTTCAATGACATGTACTTCTTCATGGAGGAAGCGGCCCGCGCCGTGGACGAGATGGGCATGAAGGCCCAGCTTTCATATGGGTTCATCGACCTCTTCGACGAGGAGAAGAGAGAGAAGGAGATCCACGCGACGGAGAAACTCATCGCCCGGATCAAGGGGATGAACAACCCGCGGATCAGGGCGGCCGTCGGCCCTCATTCGGTGTACACTGTCTCCGAGGAGGGACTGCACTGGTGCGCTGAGTTCTCCCGGCAGCAGAACGTCGGTCTCCACGTCCACCTTGCCGAGACCGAGCAGGAGGTGCATGACTGTGTCGAGAAGACCGGCATGCGCCCGGCGGCCTTGCTGGACAGGTGCGGCTGCCTGACACCCCGCACGGTCGCGGCCCACTGCTGCTGGCTCGACTCGGACGACTGTACCCTTCTTGGCGACCGCGGCGTCTTCGCCTCCCACAATCCGACAAGCAACATGAAGCTTGCCGTCCACCGCGCGATGCCGTACGAGTGGCTGAAGGCGCGGGGCGCCGGTGTCTGTCTGGGCACAGACGGCTGCGCCTCGAACAACAACCTCGACATGTTCGAGGAGATGAAATTCGCCGCCCTGCTCCAGAAGTTCTACTGGAACTCGCAGACCCTCCTCCCGGCGTCCGAGGCCTTCCAGATGGCGACGGCGAACGGTGCCGCGGCTCTGGGTTTCGAGGGCGGTGTCATCGCCGAGGGCGCGCCGGCAGACCTCGTCCTCCTCGACCGCCGTGCGGTTTCCAACACTCCCCTGTACAACCCTGTCTCGAACGCGGTCTATGCCTGCTCCGGCGCCGCAGTGACGACGGTGCTCTGCAATGGCCGGGTGCTCATGGAGGACCACCGCATCCCCGGCGAGGCCGAGATCATCAATGGTGCGCAGAAGGCGGCAGAAGGGCTGATCGCCCGGAAGCAGGCCGAAGAATAA
- a CDS encoding bifunctional 5,6,7,8-tetrahydromethanopterin hydro-lyase/3-hexulose-6-phosphate synthase, which translates to MYLIGEALVGTGAELAHIDLVMGDKQGPVGMAFANSISQLSAGHTPLLAVIRPNLLTKPVTLIIPKVTLKTGEQVKEIFGPAQAAVAKAVADSVEEGVFEGIDLEETVILASVFIAPEAKDYNKIYRSNYGATKLAIRRALQKFPDTETLLFEKDRAAHAVMGFKVQRLWNPPYLQVAMDLVDMKRVEEVLTAVPENDHVVFEAGTPLIKQFGLNVLGEIRKIRPTAFIIADLKTLDTGNLEARMASDAGADAVVISGLAPNATIEKAIEETKKTGIYSVIDMLNVKDPVALIASLKVKPDIVELHRAIDTEGQEYSWGNIPEIKKAAGGKLLVATAGGVRAEVVPKAIASGADILVVGRAITASKDIRRASEEVLSRMNSEEIDQFRVMTDF; encoded by the coding sequence ATGTATCTTATAGGTGAAGCTCTTGTAGGAACCGGCGCGGAACTCGCGCACATCGACCTTGTCATGGGGGACAAGCAGGGTCCGGTCGGGATGGCCTTTGCGAACAGCATTTCTCAGCTTTCCGCAGGCCACACCCCGCTCCTTGCGGTCATCCGCCCGAACCTGCTCACCAAGCCCGTCACCCTCATCATCCCGAAGGTGACCCTGAAGACGGGCGAGCAGGTGAAAGAGATCTTCGGTCCGGCCCAGGCCGCCGTCGCGAAGGCTGTCGCCGACTCTGTTGAGGAAGGTGTCTTCGAGGGTATCGACCTCGAGGAGACTGTCATCCTTGCATCGGTCTTCATTGCGCCCGAGGCAAAGGACTACAACAAGATCTACCGCTCCAACTACGGCGCAACCAAGCTTGCGATCCGCCGCGCTCTCCAGAAGTTCCCTGACACCGAGACCCTTCTCTTCGAGAAGGACCGGGCCGCCCACGCGGTTATGGGCTTCAAGGTGCAGCGCCTCTGGAACCCGCCGTACCTCCAGGTCGCTATGGACCTCGTGGACATGAAGAGGGTCGAGGAAGTGCTCACCGCCGTCCCTGAAAACGACCATGTGGTCTTCGAGGCAGGCACGCCCCTGATCAAGCAGTTCGGCCTCAATGTCCTCGGCGAGATCAGGAAGATCCGCCCGACCGCGTTCATCATCGCCGACCTCAAGACTCTCGACACCGGCAACCTCGAAGCACGGATGGCCTCAGACGCCGGCGCCGACGCCGTCGTCATCTCCGGCCTCGCGCCGAACGCCACCATCGAGAAGGCGATCGAAGAGACGAAGAAGACCGGCATCTACTCGGTCATCGACATGCTCAATGTCAAGGACCCGGTCGCCCTTATCGCCTCCCTGAAGGTCAAGCCCGACATCGTGGAACTCCACCGCGCCATCGACACCGAGGGGCAGGAATACTCCTGGGGCAACATCCCGGAGATCAAGAAGGCAGCGGGTGGCAAACTCCTTGTCGCCACCGCCGGCGGGGTCAGGGCGGAAGTCGTGCCGAAGGCAATTGCATCGGGTGCCGACATTCTTGTCGTTGGCCGTGCGATCACCGCAAGCAAGGACATCCGCCGGGCTTCCGAGGAGGTTCTCAGCAGGATGAACTCCGAGGAGATCGACCAGTTCCGCGTTATGACTGATTTCTAA
- a CDS encoding molybdenum cofactor biosynthesis protein MoaE, with protein MVGITRSEIDTSVPMRASSAALAGSVVTYVGRVRAEEGATGLSIEADVEQATKSLESIREEAVRRFGLSCADVVHRIGEVTVGDVVLLVAAGAPERDVAFEACTYIVEAVKEQNIIKKRALLAA; from the coding sequence ATGGTCGGGATCACACGCAGCGAGATCGACACCAGTGTACCGATGAGGGCATCGAGCGCTGCTCTGGCAGGCTCGGTCGTCACCTATGTCGGCCGGGTACGGGCCGAGGAGGGCGCCACCGGGCTTTCGATCGAGGCGGATGTCGAGCAGGCGACGAAGAGTCTGGAATCGATCCGGGAAGAGGCGGTCAGGCGTTTCGGGCTGAGTTGTGCAGATGTCGTGCATAGGATCGGCGAGGTCACTGTCGGTGACGTGGTCCTTCTGGTGGCCGCGGGCGCACCGGAGAGGGACGTGGCCTTTGAGGCGTGCACGTACATCGTCGAGGCGGTGAAAGAACAAAATATCATCAAAAAAAGGGCACTGCTCGCAGCCTGA
- a CDS encoding metal-dependent hydrolase, with translation MKITWLGHACFLLEGSRSVLIDPFVPSGLIRAAPDIVAVTHGHADHLGEAVRFGKPTVAMNEIAKYLRDQGVPAEPMNIGGTIEVEGVSFTMTPALHSSWLEAAGGGYYGGVAAGFVVRMDGVAVYHAGDTGLFSDMKLVHDLYHPDVALLPVGGRYTMGPQEAMMAAEFVGAPTVIPMHYNSFPVIEQDLTGFKAAIERTTDMKVIILEAGGSVEVGEGNRR, from the coding sequence ATGAAGATCACATGGCTTGGCCATGCCTGCTTCCTCCTTGAGGGCAGCAGGAGCGTACTGATCGATCCGTTCGTGCCGTCCGGCCTGATCAGGGCTGCACCCGACATCGTGGCAGTGACCCACGGCCATGCCGATCACCTCGGCGAGGCCGTGCGCTTCGGAAAACCGACAGTGGCAATGAACGAGATCGCGAAGTACCTGCGGGACCAGGGCGTGCCCGCAGAACCAATGAACATCGGCGGCACGATCGAGGTGGAGGGTGTCTCTTTCACGATGACGCCGGCGCTCCACTCCTCCTGGCTGGAGGCGGCGGGCGGCGGCTATTACGGCGGCGTGGCCGCGGGTTTCGTCGTCAGGATGGACGGCGTCGCCGTCTACCACGCGGGGGACACCGGCCTCTTCTCTGACATGAAACTCGTCCACGACCTCTACCACCCTGACGTCGCCCTCCTCCCTGTGGGGGGACGGTACACAATGGGGCCACAGGAGGCGATGATGGCCGCGGAGTTCGTCGGCGCGCCGACGGTCATCCCGATGCACTACAACTCATTCCCGGTGATTGAGCAGGACCTCACCGGTTTCAAAGCGGCAATCGAGAGGACGACTGATATGAAGGTCATCATTCTCGAAGCGGGTGGGAGCGTCGAGGTGGGGGAGGGGAACAGGCGCTGA
- a CDS encoding response regulator receiver protein — translation MPADKRKKELLALFQDITSKTEIVEPMKKIHGSLRDRDAVGREVALIMREILDLGFFQTKLSPRQLATLVISFNEERNDTEIARELGNEKLAKTVARARVRLKLFRDSDFDMPFDRKYLSELVASEKTMNEISALLGISSSSLREYRHVIAMEEDATLDPFLERIKDVLEDRDLTEQMTRGVVNDGLSEAIDATEAELIDVT, via the coding sequence ATGCCAGCAGACAAGAGAAAAAAGGAACTCCTTGCACTCTTCCAGGACATCACCAGCAAGACGGAGATAGTCGAGCCGATGAAGAAGATCCATGGGAGTCTCAGGGACCGCGATGCGGTTGGTCGCGAGGTCGCACTGATCATGCGCGAGATTCTGGATCTGGGGTTCTTCCAGACCAAACTCTCCCCCCGCCAGCTTGCGACTCTGGTCATCTCCTTCAATGAGGAGAGAAACGACACCGAAATCGCGCGCGAACTCGGCAATGAGAAACTTGCAAAGACTGTGGCGCGGGCACGCGTGAGGCTGAAGCTCTTCAGGGACTCGGACTTCGACATGCCTTTCGACAGGAAGTACCTCTCCGAGCTGGTTGCGTCGGAGAAGACGATGAACGAGATCTCAGCACTCCTCGGGATCAGTTCCTCGTCCCTCAGGGAATACCGGCACGTGATCGCCATGGAAGAGGACGCAACGCTCGATCCCTTCCTGGAGCGGATCAAGGACGTCCTCGAAGACCGCGACCTCACCGAGCAGATGACCCGTGGCGTCGTCAATGACGGCCTTTCGGAAGCGATCGACGCGACCGAGGCCGAACTGATCGATGTTACCTGA
- a CDS encoding AMP-binding protein codes for MATGSYACGHSAMSLMGETIGAMLNRIATQYPDNEALVSVHQNIRWTYREFLLQVNSLARGLMALGVERGDRVAIWAMNYAEWTLTQFATAKIGAILVNINPDYRVFELEYALKQAEVSTLIVQGRFKTSDYVGMVYEACPEAIEARPGRVSSEKFPFLRNIIFMGDIPYNGMFSWDEVLQKGEAISPDELEEREETLNFDDAINIQYTSGTTGFPKGVVLTHHGVMNNGYIIGEGMKFTEKDRLCIPVPFYHCFGMVLSNMASVTHGTTMVIPAPVFNAEAVLKTIQNERCTAVHGVPTMFIAELSHPDFAKYDYSTLRTGIMAGSPCPIEVMKQVNSLMNMRDIVIVYGQTELSPGITMTTVNDPLERRVTTVGRPFPHTEIKIIDPSTKRIVPQGEIGEICARGYMAMKCYYNNPSATRATLDQNGWLHTGDLGVMDEEGYVKMSGRLKEMVIRGGENIYPREIEEFLHHHPKIADAYVIGVPDEKYGEELMAWVKPKNGQALTKEEIVEFCTGQIARFKIPRYYKFVDSFPMSVTGKIQKFKMREMAIPELGLEGASKIQTA; via the coding sequence ATGGCTACGGGCAGTTATGCATGCGGACACTCGGCAATGTCGCTGATGGGGGAGACCATCGGCGCCATGCTGAACCGGATTGCCACCCAGTACCCGGACAACGAGGCCCTGGTATCGGTGCACCAGAACATCCGCTGGACATACAGGGAGTTCCTTCTTCAGGTAAACTCTCTTGCACGTGGTCTTATGGCACTCGGTGTCGAGCGCGGGGACAGGGTTGCGATCTGGGCGATGAACTACGCGGAGTGGACGCTGACCCAGTTCGCGACCGCAAAGATCGGCGCCATTCTGGTAAACATCAACCCCGACTACCGTGTCTTCGAACTCGAATACGCGCTGAAGCAGGCAGAAGTCTCGACCCTCATTGTGCAGGGGCGCTTCAAGACCTCCGACTATGTCGGCATGGTCTACGAGGCCTGCCCCGAGGCGATCGAGGCGCGGCCCGGCAGAGTTTCCTCGGAGAAGTTTCCCTTCCTGAGAAACATCATCTTCATGGGCGACATCCCGTACAACGGCATGTTCTCCTGGGACGAGGTGCTCCAGAAAGGGGAGGCGATCAGCCCCGACGAACTGGAGGAGCGCGAGGAGACCCTCAACTTCGACGACGCCATCAACATCCAGTACACGAGCGGGACGACCGGTTTCCCGAAGGGCGTCGTCCTCACTCACCACGGCGTCATGAACAACGGCTACATCATCGGCGAGGGGATGAAGTTCACCGAGAAGGACCGCCTCTGCATCCCTGTGCCCTTCTATCACTGCTTCGGCATGGTCCTCTCGAACATGGCCTCGGTCACTCACGGCACGACGATGGTCATCCCCGCCCCGGTCTTCAATGCCGAGGCTGTCCTGAAGACGATCCAGAACGAGCGGTGCACCGCCGTCCACGGCGTGCCGACGATGTTCATTGCCGAACTCTCCCACCCTGACTTTGCAAAATACGATTATTCCACCCTGCGCACCGGGATCATGGCCGGTTCCCCCTGCCCGATCGAGGTGATGAAGCAGGTCAACAGCCTCATGAATATGCGGGACATCGTCATCGTCTACGGGCAGACTGAACTCTCGCCCGGCATCACCATGACGACGGTGAACGACCCCCTGGAGCGCAGGGTCACGACTGTCGGCAGGCCATTCCCGCATACCGAGATCAAGATCATCGACCCGAGCACAAAGAGGATCGTCCCCCAGGGCGAGATCGGCGAGATCTGCGCCCGCGGTTATATGGCGATGAAGTGCTATTACAACAATCCCTCGGCCACCCGCGCAACTCTGGACCAGAACGGCTGGCTTCACACCGGCGACCTCGGCGTGATGGACGAGGAGGGGTACGTGAAGATGTCAGGGCGCCTGAAGGAGATGGTGATCCGGGGCGGCGAGAACATCTACCCGCGGGAGATCGAGGAGTTCCTCCACCACCACCCAAAGATTGCCGACGCCTATGTGATCGGCGTGCCCGACGAGAAGTACGGCGAGGAACTGATGGCCTGGGTGAAGCCGAAGAACGGGCAGGCCCTCACGAAGGAGGAGATCGTCGAGTTCTGCACCGGCCAGATCGCCCGCTTCAAGATCCCGCGGTACTACAAGTTCGTGGACAGTTTCCCGATGTCTGTCACCGGCAAGATCCAGAAGTTCAAGATGCGCGAGATGGCGATCCCCGAACTCGGACTCGAAGGGGCCTCGAAGATCCAGACTGCCTGA